In Hemitrygon akajei chromosome 9, sHemAka1.3, whole genome shotgun sequence, the following are encoded in one genomic region:
- the LOC140732982 gene encoding immunoglobulin lambda-1 light chain-like → MAEWVLVLSAFVSCLFTANAEMTLTQSPSVSATPGRTVKITCTMSRGRISSYDKSWYLQKPGSAPVFVLYESSTRGSGIPDRFTGSVDSSSNQMHLTITSVQREDAADYYCGVWDGSIVTFGRGTKLNFNSPRKPAVSVLRPSAEEIRGQGTATLVCLVSGFNPAAVNIEWTVDGSTRRNGVETSRIQQDADNTFSASSYLTLPASDWNSHELYSCVVKHESQATPFQTNIARSSCM, encoded by the exons ATGGCTGAATGGGTCCTGGTTCTTTCCGCCTTTGTGTCCTGTTTGTTCA CTGCAAACGCGGAGATGACTTTGACTCAGTCTCCGTCCGTATCGGCGACTCCGGGTAGAACCGTGAAAATCACTTGTACCATGTCAAGGGGTAGAATCAGCAGCTACGACAAGAGCTGGTACTTGCAGAAACCCGGCAGCGCCCCAGTTTTTGTGTTGTATGAAAGCTCCACGAGAGGATCGGGAATTCCAGATCGATTCACCGGTTCCGTAGACTCATCGAGCAACCAAATGCATTTAACCATCACCAGCGTGCAAAGGGAGGACGCCGCCGATTATTACTGTGGTGTCTGGGATGGTAGCATAGTCACATTTGGGAGAGGAACCAAACTGAATTTCAACA GTCCGCGAAAACCCGCCGTATCCGTCCTCCGACCGTCTGCGGAAGAAATTCGGGGACAGGGCACCGCCACCCTGGTGTGTTTAGTGAGCGGGTTTAATCCGGCCGCTGTGAATATCGAGTGGACAGTGGACGGCAGTACGAGAAGGAATGGCGTTGAGACCAGCCGGATCCAGCAGGACGCGGACAACACGTTCAGTGCGAGCAGTTACCTGACTCTGCCAGCCTCAGACTGGAACTCACACGAGCTTTACTCCTGCGTGGTTAAACACGAGTCTCAGGCAACCCCATTTCAAACAAACATCGCGCGATCCAGCTGTATGTAA